A region of Myxococcus stipitatus DSM 14675 DNA encodes the following proteins:
- the acpP gene encoding acyl carrier protein, with translation MSTNIEAKVKSIIADQLGVSDEEIKPEASFIEDLGADSLDIVELVMAMEEEFEVEIPDEEAENIKTVGDAVNYIKTHKPQAE, from the coding sequence ATGTCGACGAACATTGAAGCCAAGGTCAAGAGCATCATCGCGGATCAGCTCGGCGTGAGCGATGAAGAGATCAAGCCCGAGGCTTCCTTCATCGAGGACCTTGGCGCCGACAGCCTCGACATCGTGGAGCTCGTGATGGCGATGGAAGAGGAGTTCGAGGTCGAGATTCCCGACGAGGAGGCCGAGAACATCAAGACCGTTGGCGACGCCGTCAACTACATCAAGACCCACAAGCCCCAAGCTGAGTAG
- the fabG gene encoding 3-oxoacyl-[acyl-carrier-protein] reductase, with translation MSFKDKVVLVTGGSRGIGRACAVAFAKAGASTVVISYAGNEAAAQESVALIQAEGAKAEALRFDVADTAACASAVEGILKAHGRLDVLVNNAGVAVDGLVMRVKDEDWDKQLDTNLKGAFALIRAVSRPMMKQRSGAIVNVTSVVGDMGNGGQVAYSASKAGLVGLTKSVARELSSRGIRVNAVSPGFIGTDMTSHLNDDLRQKMLEGIPLGRLGNPEEVAQAVLFLSGDASSYITGEVLKVNGGMYM, from the coding sequence ATGAGCTTCAAGGACAAGGTGGTGCTGGTGACGGGCGGCTCGCGAGGCATCGGCCGCGCGTGCGCGGTGGCGTTCGCGAAGGCGGGGGCCTCCACGGTGGTCATCAGCTATGCGGGCAACGAGGCGGCGGCCCAGGAGTCGGTGGCGCTCATCCAGGCGGAGGGCGCCAAGGCGGAGGCCCTCCGCTTCGACGTGGCGGACACCGCCGCGTGCGCGAGCGCGGTGGAGGGCATCCTCAAGGCGCACGGCCGGCTGGACGTGCTCGTCAACAACGCGGGCGTCGCGGTGGACGGCCTGGTGATGCGCGTGAAGGACGAGGACTGGGACAAGCAGCTGGACACGAACCTGAAGGGCGCCTTCGCCCTCATCCGCGCCGTCAGCCGTCCGATGATGAAGCAGCGCTCGGGCGCCATCGTCAACGTCACCTCCGTGGTGGGCGACATGGGCAACGGCGGACAGGTGGCCTACTCGGCCTCCAAAGCAGGGCTCGTGGGCCTGACGAAGTCGGTGGCTCGCGAACTGTCCAGCCGTGGGATTCGCGTCAATGCCGTGTCCCCGGGCTTCATCGGGACGGACATGACCTCCCACCTCAATGACGACCTGCGCCAGAAGATGCTTGAGGGCATTCCGCTAGGTCGACTGGGCAACCCGGAGGAGGTGGCCCAGGCCGTCCTCTTCCTCTCGGGAGACGCCTCGTCCTACATCACCGGCGAGGTCCTCAAGGTCAACGGCGGCATGTACATGTAA
- the fabD gene encoding ACP S-malonyltransferase, producing MAKVAFVFPGQGSQTVGMGKDLFEQFPEARAVFEAADDALGEKLSKLCFEGPEDALKLTANTQPAILTVSVAAHAVFSTRGPVASFVAGHSLGEYSALVAAGALSIGDAARAVRARGTFMQEAVPAGVGAMAAVLGLEPGKVKAACDEAAEGLVVSPANYNSPEQTVIAGNAAAVERAGAKCKEAGAKRVMPLPVSAPFHCALMEPVKPRLAAVLGGIALSAPSVPVVTNVEARPNSDVARVVPLLLEQVSSPVRWIECVEALKAEGVTRVVELGPGKVLCGLVKRITKDIETFNVEDSASLQKALAALG from the coding sequence ATGGCGAAGGTCGCATTCGTGTTTCCCGGGCAGGGCAGTCAGACCGTGGGGATGGGCAAGGACCTCTTCGAGCAGTTCCCGGAGGCTCGCGCTGTCTTCGAGGCCGCGGATGACGCGCTGGGCGAGAAACTCTCGAAGCTCTGCTTCGAGGGGCCAGAAGATGCGCTGAAGCTCACGGCCAACACCCAGCCGGCCATCCTGACGGTGTCGGTGGCGGCGCATGCGGTGTTCTCCACGCGGGGGCCGGTGGCGTCCTTCGTGGCGGGCCACTCGCTGGGGGAGTACTCCGCGCTGGTGGCGGCGGGCGCCCTGTCCATTGGCGACGCGGCCCGGGCGGTGCGCGCGCGCGGCACCTTCATGCAGGAGGCGGTGCCCGCGGGCGTGGGCGCCATGGCCGCGGTGCTGGGCCTGGAGCCGGGCAAGGTGAAGGCGGCGTGTGACGAGGCGGCCGAGGGGCTGGTGGTGTCCCCCGCCAACTACAACTCGCCCGAGCAGACGGTGATTGCCGGCAACGCGGCGGCGGTGGAGCGCGCGGGCGCGAAGTGCAAGGAGGCCGGCGCCAAGCGGGTGATGCCGCTTCCGGTGTCCGCGCCCTTCCACTGCGCGCTGATGGAGCCGGTGAAGCCGCGGCTGGCGGCGGTGCTGGGCGGCATCGCGCTGTCGGCGCCGTCGGTGCCGGTGGTGACGAACGTGGAGGCGCGGCCCAACTCGGACGTGGCGCGCGTGGTGCCGCTGCTGCTGGAGCAGGTGAGCTCGCCGGTGCGCTGGATTGAGTGCGTGGAGGCGCTGAAGGCGGAGGGCGTCACGCGCGTGGTGGAGCTGGGGCCGGGCAAGGTGCTGTGTGGCCTGGTCAAGCGCATCACCAAGGACATCGAAACCTTCAACGTCGAGGACTCCGCGAGCCTGCAGAAGGCCCTCGCGGCGCTGGGGTGA
- the plsX gene encoding phosphate acyltransferase PlsX gives MRLVLDAMGGDHAPGAPVEGGVLFARAHPDHEVVLVGDTAKVTPLLGKGLPPSNLRIHHASEVVEMDDHASTAFRRKRDSSLRVGFELVRDGHADALVSAGNSGAVMAGGLLTLGRLPGVERPAIAALFPALKGGGRSLLLDAGANVDCRPSHLAQFAVLGEAYVRLRLGVARPRVGVLSNGEEPSKGTPLTREASELLRQSDLDFAGYVEGKDLFSGDVQVVVTDGFTGNVVLKTSEGVGMGVVGLLRQAIEKRGGLSEKLGALLLQPALAGLRRMVDYAEYGGAPLLGLRGVGIVAHGRSSPRAIHNALGAALATAQAGLQEELTRCIANAAAWLPTHQRGKKGTDEAVSD, from the coding sequence ATGAGGCTGGTCTTGGACGCGATGGGTGGCGATCACGCGCCGGGGGCCCCGGTGGAGGGAGGTGTGCTCTTCGCCCGGGCCCACCCCGACCACGAGGTGGTGCTGGTGGGGGACACGGCGAAGGTGACGCCGCTGCTGGGCAAGGGACTGCCCCCGTCGAACCTGCGCATCCACCACGCCTCGGAGGTGGTGGAGATGGACGACCACGCCTCCACGGCCTTCCGCCGCAAGCGCGACTCCTCCTTGAGGGTGGGGTTCGAGCTTGTGCGAGACGGTCACGCGGACGCGCTGGTGTCCGCGGGGAACTCGGGCGCCGTCATGGCGGGCGGGCTGTTGACGCTGGGACGGCTGCCGGGCGTGGAGCGTCCCGCCATCGCCGCGCTCTTCCCGGCGCTCAAGGGAGGGGGCCGCTCCCTGCTCCTGGACGCGGGGGCCAACGTGGACTGTCGCCCCTCGCACCTCGCGCAGTTCGCCGTCCTGGGCGAGGCGTACGTGCGCCTGCGCCTGGGCGTGGCGCGCCCTCGGGTGGGCGTGCTCTCCAACGGCGAGGAGCCCTCCAAGGGGACGCCCCTGACGCGCGAGGCGAGCGAGCTCTTGCGCCAGTCGGACCTGGACTTCGCCGGCTACGTGGAGGGCAAGGACCTGTTCTCTGGCGACGTGCAGGTGGTGGTGACGGACGGCTTCACCGGCAATGTCGTCCTCAAGACATCCGAGGGCGTGGGCATGGGCGTCGTGGGGCTCCTGCGCCAGGCCATCGAGAAGCGGGGCGGCCTGTCGGAGAAGCTGGGGGCGCTCCTGCTCCAGCCCGCCCTGGCGGGCCTGCGGCGGATGGTGGACTACGCCGAGTATGGAGGCGCTCCGCTCCTGGGCCTGCGCGGCGTGGGCATCGTGGCGCATGGGCGCTCCAGCCCTCGCGCCATCCACAACGCCCTGGGTGCGGCGCTGGCCACGGCCCAGGCGGGACTCCAGGAAGAGTTGACGCGTTGCATTGCCAACGCGGCCGCCTGGCTCCCTACCCATCAGAGGGGAAAAAAGGGGACAGACGAAGCTGTTTCCGATTAG
- the rpmF gene encoding 50S ribosomal protein L32 has translation MGVPKKRTSKMRRDRRRAANNNLRSAVQVTKCPNCKEPVMPHRACTSCGQYKGRELLPQAEA, from the coding sequence GTGGGTGTCCCCAAGAAGCGTACTTCCAAGATGCGTCGTGACCGCCGTCGCGCGGCCAACAACAACCTGCGCAGCGCCGTGCAGGTGACCAAGTGCCCCAACTGCAAGGAGCCGGTGATGCCGCACCGCGCCTGCACGTCCTGTGGCCAGTACAAGGGCCGCGAGCTGCTGCCCCAAGCCGAAGCCTGA
- a CDS encoding YceD family protein: protein MLVKVEQIHESGLKLDEPLAQELLGTALEGGESGQDTGFRAMKPSRLKATLRRVSGGVLLEGQFTAHVGSPCKRCLKDVELALPVSFNLNLVPESLARGEGFSDDDEKSMEKKERQQGETGGSFELDDVDQEVFDGKTIHLDPIVLEQLLLALPMNIACKDDCKGLCSQCGTNLNEAKCQCETKPVDPRLAPLKNIKLSN from the coding sequence ATGCTCGTAAAGGTTGAACAAATTCATGAATCGGGGCTCAAGCTGGATGAGCCCCTCGCCCAGGAGTTGCTGGGCACCGCGTTGGAAGGTGGGGAGTCCGGGCAGGACACGGGCTTCCGGGCCATGAAGCCGTCGCGGCTCAAGGCGACCCTTCGCCGGGTGAGCGGTGGCGTGCTGCTGGAGGGCCAGTTCACCGCCCACGTGGGCAGCCCCTGCAAGCGCTGCTTGAAGGACGTGGAGCTGGCGCTGCCCGTCTCCTTCAACCTCAACCTGGTGCCGGAGTCGCTGGCGCGCGGGGAGGGCTTCTCGGATGACGACGAGAAGTCCATGGAGAAGAAGGAGCGGCAGCAGGGCGAGACAGGTGGCTCGTTCGAGCTGGACGACGTGGACCAGGAGGTCTTCGATGGGAAGACCATCCACCTGGACCCCATCGTCCTGGAGCAGCTGCTCCTGGCGCTGCCCATGAACATCGCCTGCAAGGACGACTGCAAGGGGCTGTGCTCGCAGTGCGGCACCAACCTCAACGAGGCGAAGTGCCAGTGTGAGACGAAGCCGGTGGATCCCCGCCTGGCGCCGCTGAAGAACATCAAGCTCAGCAACTGA
- a CDS encoding tetratricopeptide repeat protein: MLLVVGLLAPPGLARPLFPAPVLSQLGPASPDITRAREQIDDGEFEEARRTLQAGLDAPDVTDDQLVELYRLLGLTALYLGDETQAREAYEKLLQARPDYELPRSAPPKLRSLYARIKEDIRSRRVRPVTLDVDPIPDPPGGEPITVEATIQELALGARARLFYRRAGDQAYNSVDFVKDREAREHFRAVVPAYDVPVEPEPYEVEYYFEVVDAAQRRLAGRGDSFQPLLFQVSSRVQATTAAEVSEGRPWYKSPWLWVAVGAVAIGGTAGIVALSSSEDRGRVPITIRVDPSQP; encoded by the coding sequence ATGCTCCTCGTCGTGGGCCTGCTGGCTCCTCCGGGGCTGGCCCGTCCTCTCTTCCCCGCGCCTGTCCTCTCGCAGCTCGGGCCAGCAAGCCCCGATATCACCCGCGCGCGGGAGCAGATCGACGACGGCGAGTTCGAGGAAGCCCGCCGCACCCTCCAGGCCGGGCTGGACGCGCCGGATGTCACCGACGACCAGTTGGTGGAGCTCTACCGCCTCCTGGGCCTCACCGCACTGTACCTGGGCGATGAAACCCAGGCGCGCGAGGCCTACGAGAAGCTGCTCCAGGCCCGGCCCGACTACGAGCTGCCCCGCTCGGCTCCTCCCAAGCTGCGCTCGCTCTACGCGCGCATCAAGGAGGACATCCGCAGCCGGCGCGTGCGCCCCGTCACCCTGGACGTGGACCCGATTCCGGACCCGCCCGGCGGCGAGCCCATCACCGTGGAGGCCACCATCCAGGAGCTGGCGCTGGGCGCCCGCGCACGCCTGTTCTACCGGCGCGCGGGCGACCAGGCGTACAACTCGGTGGACTTCGTGAAGGACCGCGAGGCCCGCGAGCACTTCCGCGCGGTGGTGCCCGCCTACGACGTGCCGGTGGAGCCGGAGCCCTACGAGGTGGAGTACTACTTCGAGGTGGTGGACGCCGCGCAGCGCCGGCTCGCGGGCCGGGGCGACTCGTTCCAGCCCCTGCTCTTCCAGGTCTCCTCGCGCGTGCAGGCCACCACCGCCGCCGAGGTCTCCGAGGGACGCCCCTGGTACAAGAGCCCCTGGCTCTGGGTGGCCGTGGGCGCGGTGGCCATCGGCGGCACCGCGGGCATCGTGGCCCTCTCCTCCTCCGAGGACCGGGGCCGCGTCCCCATCACCATTCGCGTGGACCCTTCCCAGCCATGA
- a CDS encoding response regulator — translation MTRILIIEDEQDLAGLVEYNLRAAGFDTEAANTGAGGLARARANPPDLLLLDMMLPDIAGGEVLRLLKQDPELRKTSVIIVSAKGQESDRVQGLELGADDYVVKPFSVRELLLRVKAVLRRGDTDDSGPAQVLAAGDIVLDTSRHQVRVKDVEVILTALEFRLLQTLLERIDRVQTREVLLSDVWGIQAEIHTRTVDTHIKRLREKLGPSGDIIETVRGVGYKLSPP, via the coding sequence ATGACGCGCATCCTGATCATCGAGGACGAGCAGGACCTCGCCGGGCTCGTCGAATACAACCTCCGCGCCGCGGGCTTCGACACCGAAGCCGCGAACACCGGCGCCGGAGGACTGGCCCGCGCCCGGGCGAACCCACCGGACCTGCTCCTGTTGGACATGATGTTGCCGGACATCGCCGGCGGCGAAGTGCTGCGCCTGCTCAAGCAGGACCCGGAGCTGCGCAAGACGTCCGTCATCATCGTCAGCGCCAAGGGCCAGGAGTCGGACCGCGTCCAAGGCCTGGAGCTGGGCGCGGACGACTACGTGGTGAAGCCCTTCTCCGTCCGCGAGCTGCTCCTGCGCGTCAAGGCGGTGCTGCGCCGGGGCGACACGGACGACAGCGGCCCCGCGCAAGTCCTCGCCGCGGGCGACATCGTCCTGGACACCTCGCGCCACCAGGTGCGCGTCAAGGACGTGGAGGTCATCCTCACCGCCCTGGAGTTCCGCCTGCTGCAGACGCTCCTGGAGCGAATCGACCGGGTGCAGACGCGCGAGGTGCTCCTCTCCGATGTCTGGGGCATCCAGGCGGAGATCCACACCCGCACGGTGGACACGCACATCAAGCGCCTGCGCGAGAAGCTGGGCCCCTCCGGCGACATCATCGAGACGGTGCGCGGCGTGGGCTACAAGCTCAGCCCCCCGTAG
- a CDS encoding sensor histidine kinase, which produces MPLRYTLLPLLLPATLVGLLVVALGTPGGAVPVALITLAGSLMALGLSRGALQRQLDQLERNTRGRAEGGGGPSLDPDRLEEVASLEGAIDSLHTHLTARNAELVQESRTLTAVLDSMAEGIWVTDADGTVVRHNDALRDILQPGAPIPGQRPIAVIRDDQLHDAVLRACREGASSRLELSLEGLFPRTLAIRVTPLGKDLPGSAAVFHDVTELRRLEKVRKDFVANVSHELRTPITAIRGYAETLQGGALGDAQMAPRMVEIIHRQSERLSELVEDLLELSRLESREVSLKLTEVPLAEAAARAADTVRPKAESKGQVISLHVSPDLVAVGDPRAVEQVLLNLLDNAVKYTPAGGRVDVDGAYEDGRCVVRVQDTGVGIEPRHLSRIFERFYRVDKGRSRDMGGTGLGLSIVKHLLQAMDGEVKVESQPNEGSTFTIFLPQAARAGTASG; this is translated from the coding sequence ATGCCCCTGCGCTACACGCTCCTGCCCCTGCTCCTGCCAGCCACGCTGGTGGGGTTGCTCGTGGTCGCCCTGGGCACGCCCGGCGGCGCGGTGCCCGTGGCCCTCATCACCCTGGCCGGCTCCCTCATGGCGCTGGGACTCAGCCGCGGCGCGCTGCAGCGCCAGCTGGACCAGCTGGAGCGCAACACCCGCGGCCGCGCCGAGGGCGGTGGGGGCCCCTCCCTCGACCCGGACCGGCTGGAGGAGGTCGCCAGCCTCGAGGGCGCCATCGACTCGCTGCACACCCACCTGACGGCGCGCAACGCCGAGCTCGTCCAGGAGTCACGCACCCTCACCGCCGTGCTGGACAGCATGGCCGAGGGCATCTGGGTGACGGACGCCGACGGCACCGTGGTGCGCCACAACGACGCGCTGCGGGACATCCTCCAGCCCGGCGCGCCCATCCCCGGCCAGCGCCCCATCGCCGTCATCCGCGACGACCAGCTCCACGACGCCGTCCTCCGCGCCTGCCGTGAAGGGGCCTCCAGCCGCCTGGAGCTGTCGCTGGAGGGCCTGTTCCCCCGCACGCTGGCCATCCGCGTCACGCCCCTGGGCAAGGACCTGCCCGGCAGCGCCGCCGTCTTCCACGACGTCACCGAGCTGCGCCGGCTGGAGAAGGTGCGCAAGGACTTCGTCGCCAACGTCTCCCACGAGCTGCGCACGCCCATCACCGCCATCCGCGGCTATGCGGAGACCCTCCAGGGCGGTGCCCTGGGCGACGCGCAGATGGCCCCACGCATGGTGGAAATCATCCACCGACAGTCCGAGCGCCTGTCCGAGCTGGTGGAGGACCTGCTGGAGCTGTCGCGGCTGGAGTCGCGGGAGGTGAGCCTGAAACTCACGGAAGTCCCGCTCGCCGAGGCCGCCGCCCGCGCCGCCGACACAGTGCGTCCCAAGGCGGAGAGCAAGGGCCAGGTGATTTCACTCCACGTCTCACCGGACCTGGTCGCGGTGGGAGACCCGCGGGCGGTGGAGCAGGTGCTCCTCAACCTCCTCGACAACGCGGTGAAGTACACGCCGGCGGGCGGGCGCGTGGACGTGGACGGAGCGTATGAGGACGGGCGGTGCGTGGTGCGGGTTCAGGACACCGGGGTGGGCATCGAGCCGCGTCATCTGTCCCGCATCTTCGAGCGCTTCTACCGGGTGGACAAAGGGCGCAGCCGGGACATGGGCGGCACGGGGTTGGGCCTCTCCATCGTCAAGCATCTGCTCCAGGCCATGGACGGCGAGGTCAAGGTCGAAAGCCAACCGAACGAGGGGAGCACGTTCACGATTTTTCTGCCCCAGGCGGCTCGCGCCGGCACTGCGTCAGGGTAG
- a CDS encoding metallophosphoesterase family protein, whose protein sequence is MRVAILADIHGNLPACEAVLEDIARSVAPDFIVAAGDLALRGAHPRETVDLLFDRCDSVLMGNTDCYLAGNYLGGAYRERDHWKTELLRWTRDQLGDSHLQKLGALPFSVRYTPRKGQDLFVCHANPRNLEESLDPTLDDVAVRRYFAHLDAAACAFGHLHFPYRRRVGRMLIADVASAGIPRDGDLRPAYGVFTYTPKGWRVQIRRVRYPVRKATQALTARRVPGGPLLIHKLVEARYRHHHALMEAARRHSGLPPPGPVLRPPPGAPVRNAAVPLESRAPVDVDPASLPTDLDGTVTDAAPLPLDVLNDLDG, encoded by the coding sequence ATGCGGGTCGCAATCCTCGCCGACATCCACGGCAATCTCCCCGCCTGCGAGGCCGTCCTCGAGGACATCGCCCGCTCCGTGGCGCCGGACTTCATCGTCGCGGCCGGCGACCTGGCGCTGCGTGGTGCGCACCCTCGCGAGACGGTGGACCTCCTCTTCGACCGCTGCGACTCGGTGCTGATGGGGAACACGGACTGCTACCTCGCCGGGAACTACCTGGGGGGTGCGTACCGCGAGCGAGACCACTGGAAGACGGAGCTGCTGCGCTGGACGCGAGACCAGTTGGGTGACTCGCACCTGCAGAAGCTGGGCGCCCTGCCCTTCTCCGTGCGCTACACGCCGCGCAAGGGCCAGGACCTCTTCGTCTGCCACGCCAACCCTCGCAACCTCGAGGAGTCGCTGGACCCCACGCTGGATGACGTCGCCGTGCGCCGGTACTTCGCGCACCTGGACGCCGCCGCGTGTGCCTTCGGCCACCTGCACTTCCCCTACCGCCGCCGCGTGGGCCGCATGCTCATCGCCGACGTGGCCAGCGCGGGCATCCCTCGCGACGGGGACTTGCGCCCCGCCTACGGCGTCTTCACGTACACGCCCAAGGGCTGGCGCGTGCAGATTCGCCGCGTGCGCTACCCGGTGCGCAAGGCCACCCAGGCGCTCACCGCGCGCCGCGTCCCCGGCGGCCCGCTGCTCATCCACAAGCTGGTGGAGGCGCGCTACCGCCACCACCACGCGCTGATGGAGGCCGCGCGCCGCCACTCCGGCCTGCCGCCTCCGGGCCCCGTGCTGAGGCCGCCTCCGGGCGCGCCCGTGCGCAACGCCGCGGTGCCCCTGGAGAGCCGCGCGCCGGTGGACGTGGACCCCGCCTCGCTGCCCACGGACCTTGACGGAACCGTGACAGATGCCGCGCCGCTGCCCCTGGATGTGTTGAACGACCTGGACGGCTAG
- a CDS encoding SixA phosphatase family protein, with translation MSPRELPLLFVRHAEAEDTHVLGDEARSLTPEGRALFRQHARKLARLTPLRGIITSPLVRAVQTAELLAEALGLSRVEVHPALIPRRSGARRILKLARELGTGFALVGHNPSLEQALALALGDDLQAPEKLRKGTTVALQHTGDDGDFQLVWWASPGRALRRYDGDR, from the coding sequence ATGTCCCCTCGAGAACTCCCGTTGTTGTTCGTCCGACATGCCGAGGCCGAGGACACCCACGTCCTGGGCGACGAGGCCCGCTCACTCACCCCCGAGGGCCGCGCCCTCTTCCGCCAGCACGCGCGCAAGCTCGCCCGGCTCACGCCCCTGCGAGGCATCATCACCAGCCCGCTGGTCCGCGCCGTCCAGACGGCGGAGCTCCTGGCGGAGGCCCTGGGCCTGTCCCGCGTGGAGGTGCACCCCGCGCTGATTCCACGCAGGAGCGGCGCGCGGCGCATCCTGAAGCTGGCGCGGGAGCTGGGCACGGGCTTCGCGCTGGTGGGCCACAACCCCTCGCTGGAGCAGGCCCTGGCGCTCGCGCTGGGAGACGACCTCCAGGCCCCGGAGAAGCTGCGCAAGGGCACCACCGTGGCGCTGCAGCACACGGGGGACGACGGGGACTTCCAGCTCGTCTGGTGGGCCTCGCCGGGCCGCGCGCTGCGGCGCTACGACGGGGACCGGTGA